The Labilibaculum sp. sequence ACCATTTGTGCTTCCTTTTTCAATGACCGAAACTCCAGGCAGGGGAATTCCATTTTCATCGGTCACCTTTCCTTTAATGGTTTTCTTTTCCTGTTGAACAGGAGCTGCTGCATCCACTTTTTGTTGTGGTTTAGTGATTTCCCTGGGAAACAAAACAATCATTTTGTCCTCAACACGATAATCTAAATTGGTATTTTTCAATACTTCATACAACACCTGATCGAGTGTTGCATCATTAAAATCCACATTAACAGTCTCCAATTCATTTACATACTCGTAGTCGTAAATAAAATCGTAGTTGCATTGTTCTTGAATTTGTTCAAGCACTTCTTCCACACTTGCTTTCTCCATTTTAATATTCAATGATGTTTGAGAAAAAATCTCATTCGCCTGAACACTTAAAATTCCGAGTAGAAATAAAAACACACTTAATTTCATGGTTAGCAGTATTTTTCTCAGCGGTGAGAATCTATCCTCACAGCCAACGTAAACACAATTTTTTTTCATAAATTTGAAATTGGGTTAGACATTAGTTTAACTTGACATTTATCGAGTCGTAAGACTCTTATTATCGGGGAACCTGGTCCGTTCCCCGTTTTTATTTGCTCTTCCCGTTAACTTCATAACTAAGGAAAATTATTCACTTATTATTTTGTTCTTACAATTATCTCTTTTTGATCCAAATCAATCTTAACAGGAGAAACCTCTTCAATCAGACTAATCAGCTTATCTATATTTTCATATTTATCCATGCTTGCTGATATTCGTCTATTCAATACAAACTCATCATCACATGCTATATCCACACCATACCATCTCGACATTTTTCGAAACACGCTTCCAAGTGGCTCTTTATTAAAAACAAACTTGCCATCTTTCCATGCCGAAAATTGATAGGTATCTACTTCTCTGACTTCAATACTATTGTTACTTCTATTTAAAACAGACTGTTCCCCTGGATCTAGAATAAGCTGCTGCTCTCCAAGAGCAAACTTCACTTTTCCTTCTACCAAAGTTGTCTGCACCTCTGCTTCATCTTCATAGGCCATTACATTGAACTGGGTCCCTAAAACCTCCACGTCAGACCCACTATTAATCAGCACCTTAAATGGTCGCATAGTATCTTTTGTCACTTCAAAGTAGGCCTCTCCTTTCAACTTTACTTCTCTTTTGCCCTTGCCAAACTTTACTGGATAAACCAATTCTGTTTGCGCATTCAACCACACTTTGGTTCCATCGGATAATACCATGGCATATTCCCCTTTTATTGGGGTTCTTATGGTATTATACTCCATCTTTTCTTCTTGTGCTTCTCCTTTTTGATAGATCAAATAATTATCAAAATTCGTTGCTAATTTTTCTTTTCCGGATTTGATCTCACGATCCTGAAAATCTTCAAGATAAATGGTTTTACCGTTGGACAATTTCAAAGTAGCTTTCGAACTTCCTGCTTCTACAATTACCTGATCGTTATTCCAGTAAACTTCGTTTACAAGATAGGTTGCAGCTAAAATTGGCAATAAAAACATAGCTGCCCATTTTAATACAGTTCTCATTCTAATAACCGGTCTGCTTGCCAATTCTGGTAATTGACCGGTAATCTTACGCCATGATTTATCTTGATCAATCTTTGAATACAAATCATGTTTTTTCTGGATGCGATTCGAATCCGAAGAATAGAAATAAGCGGCTTGTTCTGTCTCCCCTTTGGCCTTCCAATCATTTAACTGAATTCTTTCTTCATCAGTCAGTTCTCCCACCTTTTCTTTGGAAATCAGCTCTGCTATTTTAAAAATTTCTTTCATTTCTTGTGTGTGATTTAATTTAGAGACCACTAAGTTGTAAAAGGGTGTTAGCGCATATTCCTTTTTTTTAAAAAAATTAGTAAGAAAAAATGAAAATCACCGCATAATCAAGATTTAGAAAATTTGGAAAACTTTGTACGTTGAAGTTAAGACTTAAAAACACCTCTCTGCATATCGGCATCTCCCACAGAAAAGCAGAGCTCACATCGATCTTACTAATAGATTATAACACTATAACCGACATTCATTAAAATGTACAACTAAAACCTACTTGATGTTTTGAATTTGGGACTTAATTCTTTCTACTTGTTTAATTAAATTGTAATGTCGAGGAGTACGGCAAGTAAAAAAGCATGTGCACCTAATTTTTCACGTAGTTCTCTGTACGCATTAAGCTTGTGAGATTTAACAGTATTTAATTTCAAGCCCATTATCTCAGCAATTTCCTGATTTTTCAAACCCAACAAACTGTACCGGATAATTTGTTGACGTTGCTTAGGCAATTCTTCAATAAATTTATAGAGAATAGCTGCAACTTCTTCAGATAAAACCTTTTCCAGAAAAAACTCTTCTGTTTCTAAATTTGGTAAGGTCTCTTTTATGTAGTTCTTTTTAACCTGTTCGTGTTTGATGTGATTTAAACATTTATTTCGAACCGAACGATACAAATAAACTTTTAAAGTAATTTCATTTTGATACTCATCTTGTTTTTCCCACAGGTTAACAAATACTTCCTGAACCAGGTCTTCACTTAAGCTAACATCAGACAGATAGGTATTAGCAAAACCAACCAATCCGGCAAAATATTGCTCGAATATCCGCTTAAAATTCGATCGGTCTAATTTTATTGTTGGGGAATTTTTCAAGTGGTTAAAAGTATTTATTGCCACTAAAGTAAACAGATTTGGCGTTATTCAAAACATCCAAGTTTAATTTCAATTTCAACAACCCAGTGTTATGCTTAGTAAAATCACCAAACAGAAAAAAACACCATCCACTAACTATCAATCAATTAATGTAATGCGAGCCATGGAGAAGTGACTTTTTTTTCCTGCGTAAAAAAACACATACAATCTATAATCTACCAACTTGCTTTAAACTTTACCTTCCCAAAAATGGTAAAAAGTTAAAACATTCAGAATTTCATGCTCCATACGTAAGTATTTCACCCCATAAAAAGAAGATGCCTAAACAGACATCTTCTAATTTTTCTTATCGAACAACTTAATATAAATTTACCTTCTTCGACCTTTACCACCACCGGAAGATCCTCCATCATCACCATCAGAAACATCATCACCATGTTCAGGTGGCCTCTTACTATGAGATTCTTCTTCTGGCACGAAGTTGAAGGGAGCAAACATTCCCCGTTCAATAACATGATCTACTCCCCAGGTAGGTGTTGACATTTTCCAAACCAAAAATTCTTCATTGTTATGAACCACCTCAAGGGCTTGCACATAATCATCTGCCTGACAAGCAAATCCGAGTGCACCTGAAGTTGGTTGGTCTTCCTTTTGAGTATACCTGTAAATATCAATTGCATCCTGCGTTAATGGTGCATTCCCCATCAATATATCGTGTAAAACCATATTCGGTTCAAGAATTTCAATGTGTGATCCAATTAGCTCACCGGTAACAGGATCGTAATCTCCTACGATAGTCACATAATCCAAAAGTGTTTCCTGAAATTTTTGTCTATTGTATTCAAAACTGGAATAATCTACATAATAACGATATCGGGAATACTGATGTTTATCCGTTTTATCCATCATTCTAATCTCTTGTTCGATAGTAGGCAGAAAGCAATTAGCT is a genomic window containing:
- a CDS encoding FecR domain-containing protein, translated to MKEIFKIAELISKEKVGELTDEERIQLNDWKAKGETEQAAYFYSSDSNRIQKKHDLYSKIDQDKSWRKITGQLPELASRPVIRMRTVLKWAAMFLLPILAATYLVNEVYWNNDQVIVEAGSSKATLKLSNGKTIYLEDFQDREIKSGKEKLATNFDNYLIYQKGEAQEEKMEYNTIRTPIKGEYAMVLSDGTKVWLNAQTELVYPVKFGKGKREVKLKGEAYFEVTKDTMRPFKVLINSGSDVEVLGTQFNVMAYEDEAEVQTTLVEGKVKFALGEQQLILDPGEQSVLNRSNNSIEVREVDTYQFSAWKDGKFVFNKEPLGSVFRKMSRWYGVDIACDDEFVLNRRISASMDKYENIDKLISLIEEVSPVKIDLDQKEIIVRTK
- a CDS encoding RNA polymerase sigma-70 factor, with the translated sequence MKNSPTIKLDRSNFKRIFEQYFAGLVGFANTYLSDVSLSEDLVQEVFVNLWEKQDEYQNEITLKVYLYRSVRNKCLNHIKHEQVKKNYIKETLPNLETEEFFLEKVLSEEVAAILYKFIEELPKQRQQIIRYSLLGLKNQEIAEIMGLKLNTVKSHKLNAYRELREKLGAHAFLLAVLLDITI